In one window of Myxocyprinus asiaticus isolate MX2 ecotype Aquarium Trade chromosome 43, UBuf_Myxa_2, whole genome shotgun sequence DNA:
- the LOC127433578 gene encoding trace amine-associated receptor 13c-like has protein sequence MKAQEKQQNKLQRGKDLFMAYETEDQTQYCFPAINSSCIKRRHSRYEYDFMYLFFSVLSACTVFLNLLVIISISHFKKLHTPTNLLILSLAVADLLIGLIVVPIEAIRLIETCWYFGDTYCGLFQITLALLLSTSLSTLTFIAADRYMAVCHPLLYPQKITTTKTIMIICLCWFCSSVYNTALVSTNRGFNIINRTDKCYGKCTIMINFIWRVIDMLLSFLLPCTLIITLYLRIFYVAYKQVKIINSQLKGGKCIKEGSVRRKSESKATLTLGIIVTVYLLCYIPYFILSPSENTEMASTSTTLLWLVYVNSGLNPLIYALFYPWFKMSVKHILTLKIFQPASSLVDVFTVYH, from the coding sequence ATGAAAGCACAGGAAAAACAGCAGAACAAACTCCAAAGAGGAAAAGACTTATTCATGGCCTATGAGACAGAGGATCAGACTCAATACTGCTTTCCCGCCATAAACTCATCATGTATCAAGAGAAGACATTCTAGATATGAATATGATTTCATGTACTTGTTTTTTTCAGTGCTGTCAGCATGTACTGTGTTTCTGAACCTGCTGGTGATCATCTCCATCTCTCACTTCAAGAAGCTCCACACTCCAACCAACCTGCTCATCCTCTCTCTGGCTGTGGCCGACCTGCTTATTGGACTTATTGTCGTGCCCATAGAGGCCATCAGGCTGATTGAGACCTGTTGGTACTTTGGAGACACTTACTGTGGACTGTTTCAAATTACTCTTGCACTGCTTCTCTCAACATCTCTTAGCACTTTAACTTTCATTGCTGCTGATCGTTATATGGCTGTGTGTCACCCTTTACTGTACccacagaaaataaccacaactaaAACTATAATGATAATCTGTCTCTGCTGGTTTTGCTCTTCAGTTTATAACACTGCCCTTGTAAGCACTAATAGAGGTTTCAACATTATAAACAGAACAGATAAGTGTTATGGAAAGTGCACCATTATGATTAATTTTATCTGGAGAGTTATTGACATGTTGCTGTCTTTTCTGTTACCTTGTACTCTGATCATAACTTTATATTTGAGGATATTCTATGTTGCATACAAGCAAGTCAAAATCATTAACTCTCAACTGAAGGGTGGAAAATGTATAAAGGAAGGCTCTGTGAGGAGGAAATCTGAAAGCAAGGCTACTCTAACATTAGGAATCATTGTGACAGTTTATCTGCTTTGTTATATTCCATACTTTATTTTGTCTCCgtcagaaaatacagaaatggcaTCAACCTCAACCACTCTATTATGGCTTGTATATGTTAACTCAGGTCTGAATCCTCTTATCTATGCTTTATTTTACCCCTGGTTTAAAATGTCAGTGAAACACATCCTTACTCTTAAAATATTTCAACCAGCATCTTCTCTGGTGGATGTTTTTACAGTTTATCATTGA